A window of the Hevea brasiliensis isolate MT/VB/25A 57/8 chromosome 6, ASM3005281v1, whole genome shotgun sequence genome harbors these coding sequences:
- the LOC110641848 gene encoding sigma factor binding protein 1, chloroplastic-like, whose protein sequence is MDVLGVNMKGKKQARRRSTKKGIKVVYISSPMKVETSASKFRALVQELTGKDSDAARFMDFNGVDNSPEILDQRTVDEPRSLVPLMDSYNESSSPGSDSMFESFDRFLPPMQGSFMSMFQSNPFHESSLELDVFN, encoded by the coding sequence ATGGATGTACTTGGTGTTAACATGAAGGGCAAGAAACAAGCCAGGAGAAGAAGTACTAAAAAGGGTATCAAAGTTGTCTACATATCTAGCCCTATGAAAGTTGAGACTAGTGCCTCAAAATTTAGGGCTCTTGTGCAAGAACTCACCGGAAAAGACTCCGACGCTGCTCGATTTATGGACTTTAATGGTGTTGATAACTCTCCTGAAATTCTCGACCAAAGAACTGTAGATGAGCCAAGATCTTTAGTCCCTTTGATGGACTCTTACAACGAGTCATCGTCTCCTGGTTCCGATTCTATGTTCGAGTCTTTCGATAGATTTTTGCCGCCTATGCAAGGGAGTTTTATGAGCATGTTTCAATCAAATCCTTTCCATGAATCTTCTCTTGAGCTAGATGTGTTTAACTAG